From the genome of Triticum aestivum cultivar Chinese Spring chromosome 3B, IWGSC CS RefSeq v2.1, whole genome shotgun sequence, one region includes:
- the LOC123069322 gene encoding probable membrane-associated kinase regulator 2 has protein sequence MESFSLLKYLRGGAVAGNQRAPVAATTIAASACEDGSEGGAGGGGGDVVEDDAAFFDLEFAVPGDESAASDAEEERVEFNFSVAGDAASGGEVVAVEPVVPVSETENGVGKEAEPAATAEAPAASFLRPATKFRVLLLKLRKPKAPVPAEGNAGGAGGGGGGSPAPKTNRFLIKFRVDDAPFVSLFTRDNSSRTSDAGAGTGAARPAVQAPQPSDAVAITAEERRFAKEVMLKYLNKIKPLYVKVSRRYGERLRFAGASEGEETDAEPEPSPSPSATPSPAPSQSRAAPAPPPQPVVVACGVRAPRASVPAGLKQACKRLGKSRSASSAVAAAPSPSATPPTPAQPQRRDDSLLQLQDGIQGAIAHCKRSFNASKGSESPLLRSMTEPKADGAADTKDGVDGA, from the exons ATGGAATCGTTCAGCCTCCTCAAGTACCTGCGCGGCGGAGCGGTCGCCGGCAACCAGCGCGCGCCCGTCGCGGCCACGACCATAGCCGCGTCAGCGTGCGAAGACGGCAGCGAAGGAGGcgctggcggtggcggcggggacgtTGTCGAGGACGACGCGGCCTTCTTCGACCTCGAGTTCGCGGTGCCGGGCGACGAGAGCGCCGCGTCGGACGCGGAGGAAGAGAGGGTCGAGTTCAACTTCTCCGTCGCCGGCGACGCCGCGTCCGGCGGCGAGGTGGTCGCCGTCGAACCGGTGGTGCCGGTGAGTGAGACTGAGAACGGCGTCGGGAAGGAGGCGGAGCCTGCTGCGACGGCAGAAGCCCCGGCGGCGTCGTTCCTCCGGCCGGCGACCAAGTTCCGCGTGCTGCTGCTTAAGCTGAGGAAGCCGAAGGCCCCCGTTCCGGCGGAGGGCAACGCCggtggtgctggcggcggcggcggcggttccccGGCGCCCAAGACGAACCGCTTCCTGATCAAGTTCCGGGTGGACGACGCACCGTTTGTGTCGCTCTTCACGCGTGACAACAGCTCTCGCACCTCCGACGCCGGCGCTGGCACCGGCGCGGCCAGGCCGGCAGTGCAGGCACCTCAGCCTTCCGACGCGGTGGCGATCACCGCCGAGGAGCGGCGCTTCGCCAAGGAGGTTATGCTCAAGTACCTGAACAAAATCAAGCCCCTGTACGTCAAGGTCTCCCGCCGCTACGGCGAGCGCCTACGGTTCGCCGGCGCGAGCGAGGGCGAGGAGACGGACGCCGAGCCCGAACCCTCGCCGTCTCCTTCCGCGACACCCTCCCCCGCCCCCTCCCAGTCTCGTGCCGCGCCAGCCCCGCCTCCACAGCCCGTCGTCGTCGCGTGCGGCGTGCGCGCTCCGCGCGCCAGCGTGCCCGCCGGCCTGAAGCAGGCGTGCAAGCGCCTCGGCAAGAGCCGGTCCGCGTCCTCCGCCGTGGCGGCCGCGCCGTCGCCGTCAGCCACACCACCGACCCCCGCGCAGCCGCAGCGCCGCGACGACTCGCTGCTGCAGCTGCAGGACGGCATCCAGGGCGCCATTGCGCACTGCAAGCGCTCCTTCAACGCGTCCAAAG GGTCCGAGTCGCCGCTGCTGAGGTCCATGACGGAGCCGAAGGCCGACGGCGCGGCCGACACCAAGGACGGCGTCGACGGCGCGTGA